From the genome of Papaver somniferum cultivar HN1 chromosome 2, ASM357369v1, whole genome shotgun sequence, one region includes:
- the LOC113347478 gene encoding histone acetyltransferase KAT6A-like, which translates to MSSQYPVLDNKPIDQWRVTELKEELKRRKLITKGLKDDLVKRLDDALRMERDVTEEDAAVNDDNDSSIEEVRQETQIEHEGGITKPMETELVEDSRVHGDEIQKVDESGTTVQIDEERNAVAKPMETQMVEDIRVHDGDNAPKVDNNTTADQRGDIKANCKETRTVEDAGYHNGYRTEEVDESASAVDVDKSSKNLDKSRAQGEDLINSVGMYEESVVHSVSVETSISVNETVVITQTKFRKEESNENQIKNEDSTDPHDAVFTVSHSHNQVSEADPTLGFQVNDSISSDSITIDKQNVLKDSLNANDFNLEPKVVQPQMVEPSSSEVPPKGGVFHPLDEPGPCELDDTRNAINVDPSKKIDSADGGSSEKLNLDQSPGDDLMEEDVLESKNMDSHHISDGVGDDKKEMHIVKDGSSFDASDSAVSNDKNISTKDYKSEAAPEKRKLEGQKVVESNEPPKRQRRWNSEAPKVSEQPTSILTPSATPKGTFQSVTPRRNFTRSDSAVSRGADAPKERVVPPSSKPPTDSLRIDRFLRPFTLKAVQELLAKTGSVSSFWMDPIKTHCYVTYSSVEEAKDTRNAVYNSQWPTNGGRLLVAEFVDSQEVKMRVEAPPQSPATRAAVSSSPVTPQAPSPFATKHSPRQHLPKGQLPPPPPLPLPPPPPLSHPPPAREQLPLPPPPPLREQLQLPPPPPLREPLQLPPPPPLPVNMDVPILTLDDLFKKTKATPRIYYLPLSEEQVAAKLAAQGKNSLL; encoded by the exons ATGTCGAGTCAATATCCAGTACTCGACAACAAGCCAATCGATCAGTGGAGGGTGACCGAGTTGAAAGAAGAGCTAAAAAGAAGGAAACTTATCACAAAGGGTTTAAAAGATGATCTTGTAAAGAGATTGGATGATGCATTGCGCATGGAGAGGGATGTGACCGAGGAAGACGCAGCAGTTAATGATGATAATGACTCCTCTATTGAAGAAGTACGTCAGGAAACACAAATTGAGCATGAAGGTGGTATTACAAAACCAATGGAAACTGAATTGGTTGAAGATAGTAGGGTTCATGGAGACGAAATTCAAAAGGTCGATGAAAGTGGAACCACTGTTCAAATTGATGAAGAACGGAACGCCGTTGCAAAACCAATGGAGACTCAAATGGTTGAAGATATTAGGGTTCATGATGGAGATAATGCTCCAAAGGTAGATAATAATACAACTGCTGATCAGCGAGGAGATATAAAAGCAAATTGCAAGGAGACTCGAACCGTTGAAGATGCTGGGTATCACAATGGTTATAGAACTGAAGAAGTCGATGAGAGTGCATCCGCTGTTGACGTAGATAAGAGTTCCAAAAATCTGGATAAGAGTAGAGCTCAAGGTGAAGATTTAATCAATTCTGTAGGAATGTATGAGGAGTCTGTGGTTCATTCAGTTTCCGTGGAAACGAGTATCTCAGTTAATGAAACTGTGGTGATTACCCAGACAAAGTTCAGGAAAGAGGAGTCGAATGAAAATCAGATAAAGAATGAGGATTCAACGGATCCTCATGATGCTGTTTTTACTGTTTCTCATTCACATAACCAGGTATCTGAGGCCGACCCTactttagggtttcaagtaaatGACTCTATTTCTTCTGATTCTATAACAATTGATAAACAGAATGTACTAAAGGATTCTTTGAATGCTAATGATTTCAATTTAGAACCCAAAGTTGTTCAGCCACAGATGGTCGAACCATCATCCAGTGAAGTTCCTCCTAAAGGTGGGGTTTTTCATCCACTGGATGAGCCTGGTCCGTGTGAGCTAGATGATACCCGCAATGCGATTAATGTTGACCCTAGCAAAAAAATTGATAGTGCAGATGGTGGATCTTCAGAAAAACTAAATTTAGATCAAAGTCCAGGGGATGATCTGATGGAAGAGGATGTATTGGAGAGTAAGAACATGGACTCCCATCATATTTCCGATGGTGTGGGAGATGATAAGAAGGAAATGCATATTGTAAAAGATGGAAGTTCTTTTGATGCTTCAGATTCTGCTGTGTCTAATGACAAGAATATTTCTACTAAAGATTATAAGAGTGAGGCTGCTCCTGAGAAAAGAAAATTAGAAG GTCAAAAAGTAGTGGAGAGCAATGAACCTCCTAAGAGGCAGCGTAGGTGGAATTCAGAAGCCCCAAAAGTTTCTGAACAGCCAACCTCCATTCTCACACCTTCAGCGACTCCAAAAGGCACGTTCCAATCTGTTACTCCAAGACGCAATTTCACTAGGTCGGACTCAGCAGTTAGTAGGGGTGCAGATGCCCCAAAGGAGcgtgttg TTCCGCCATCATCGAAACCTCCAACTGATTCCCTTAGAATCGATCGCTTTCTACGCCCGTTCACTCTAAAAGCAGTGCAGGAGCTTCTAGCAAAAACTGGATCTGTCTCCAGTTTCTGGATGGACCCAATTAAGACCCACTGTTATGTTACG TACTCATCAGTGGAAGAAGCAAAAGATACTCGAAATGCTGTGTATAATTCGCAATGGCCTACTAATGGTGGACGGCTACTGGTGGCCGAGTTTGTCGACTCGCAAGAAGTGAAAATGAGGGTTGAAGCTCCACCTCAGTCCCCAGCAACACGGGCAGCTGTCAGCTCCAGCCCAGTCACACCTCAGGCACCTTCACCTTTTGCAACCAAACATTCACCTCGTCAGCATCTACCCAAGGGGCAGCTCCCACCACCCCCACCACTCCCCCTcccgccaccgccaccactatCACATCCACCTCCAGCTAGGGAACAGCTTCCGCTTCCACCTCCACCCCCACTTAGGGAACAGCTTCAGCTTCCACCTCCACCCCCACTTAGGGAACCGCTTCAGCTTCCACCTCCACCCCCACTTCCCGTTAATATGGATGTTCCAATCCTTACCCTTGATGATCTTTTTAAGAAAACCAAAGCCACTCCTCGTATCTACTACTTGCCATTGTCAGAGGAACAAGTTGCTGCTAAGCTTGCAGCTCAAGGAAAAAACTCGTTACTCTGA